A single genomic interval of Ischnura elegans chromosome 3, ioIscEleg1.1, whole genome shotgun sequence harbors:
- the LOC124155753 gene encoding malate dehydrogenase, mitochondrial — MFSRVAKPQAVIAAGKHAKSICTTAQRNAKVAVCGASGGIGQPLSLLLKNSPLVSELSLYDIVHTPGVAADLSHIETRAKVTGHNGPEQLRDCLKGADVVIIPAGVPRKPGMTRDDLFNTNAGIVRDLAQAIAEVAPKALIGIISNPVNSTVPIASEVLSKAGVYDPNRVFGVSTLDIVRANTFIAEAKNLDPAQVNVPVIGGHSGVTIIPLISQAKPSVEFPADKLKALTERIQEAGTEVVKAKAGAGSATLSMAYAGARFAFALLRGLKGEPNVIECAYVRSNVTEAKYFSTPLQLGPNGIQKNLGLGKLSDFENELLKAAIPELKKNIEKGEKFVNK; from the exons ATGTTCTCTCGTGTCGCTAAACCTCAGGCTGTAATTGCAGCAGGCAAGCATGCTAAAAGCATATGCACAACAGCTCAG AGGAATGCCAAAGTCGCAGTTTGTGGTGCAAGTGGAGGTATCGGGCAGCCACTGTCGCTTCTCCTCAAGAATTCACCTCTAGTGTCAGAACTTTCCCTCTACGATATTGTGCACACGCCTGGTGTAGCTGCTGACCTCAGTCATATTGAAACACGTGCGAAAGTAACTGGCCACAATGGACCTGAGCAGCTTAGG GATTGCCTTAAGGGTGCAGATGTTGTTATCATCCCAGCTGGTGTTCCTAGGAAACCTGGAATGACGAGAGATGACCTTTTTAATACTAATGCGGGAATTGTTCGGGATCTTGCCCAAGCAATTGCTGAAGTAGCCCCGAAAGCTTTAATAGGAATCATTAGCAATCCG gtCAATAGCACTGTGCCAATTGCATCTGAAGTACTTTCAAAAGCTGGAGTGTATGATCCAAATAGGGTGTTTGGAGTCTCCACTCTCGATATTGTGAGAGCCAACACTTTTATTGCTGAAGCAAag AACTTAGATCCTGCACAGGTAAATGTGCCTGTCATTGGTGGACATTCCGGTGTGACCATTATTCCTCTAATTTCACAAGCCAAGCCATCAGTGGAATTCCCTGCGGACAAGCTCAAGGCCCTTACTGAGAGAATTCAG gAAGCGGGTACTGAAGTAGTAAAAGCTAAGGCTGGTGCAGGTTCTGCCACATTGTCCATGGCATATGCTGGTGCCCGCTTTGCCTTCGCCCTCTTAAGGGGTCTTAAAGGAGAACCTAATGTAATTGAGTGTGCATACGTGAGGTCAAATGTGACTGaggctaaatatttttcaacaccATTGCAGCTTGGG CCAAATGGAATCCAGAAAAATCTTGGATTAGGGAAACTTTCAGATTTTGAGAATGAGCTCTTGAAGGCAGCTATCCCAGAGCTGAAAAAGAACATTGAGAAGGGtgaaaaatttgttaataagtga